One genomic region from Melioribacteraceae bacterium encodes:
- a CDS encoding sialate O-acetylesterase, with translation MKRSLFFPVIIFLILLGTVVSAQTVLSLHALFSDNMVLQRDSKIPVWGKAEAGRKVDVRIGSNLKSTYADADGKWKLFLNEMSAGENYEMTVSSGKDTVKFTNVSVGEVWLCSGQSNMEFQLIKSENGEAEIKNANDTRIRLFTVAHKSSPIPLENCEGVWKACSPENVKNFSAVAYHFAKNLINEINVTIGLIHSSWGGTPIEAWISKETLESDPEFEQVFQRWEKIVEEYPAVLNDFNLNKEKLLLKWKEDSAKSVSLGFAPPRKPGLPTAPGGRNTPYGLYNGMIYPLAPYGIRGVIWYQGESNVGRPGEYKKLFPAMIKNWRDVWGVGQFPFYFVQLPNFAREPEPSGSGWPELREAQLHTLSVPNTGMAVTIDVGDPMDLHPKNKTDVGYRLALIALANAYGKKNLVFSGPIYKSHRIDENKVILDFYYGEGLTAMGDGKLKGFRIASDDWEFVDAEAVIENNKVIVWSDKITKPSALRYAWGDNPTGNLYNKGGLPASPFRTDNREK, from the coding sequence ATGAAACGGTCATTATTCTTTCCGGTTATAATATTTCTGATTTTACTCGGAACCGTTGTATCTGCACAAACGGTTTTGAGTCTTCACGCCTTGTTTTCCGATAATATGGTGCTTCAAAGAGATTCGAAAATACCTGTATGGGGTAAAGCGGAAGCCGGGAGAAAAGTTGATGTGAGGATCGGCTCGAATCTGAAATCGACATATGCAGATGCTGACGGCAAATGGAAATTATTTCTAAATGAAATGAGTGCCGGAGAAAATTATGAAATGACCGTATCATCAGGTAAGGATACGGTTAAGTTTACGAATGTTTCTGTAGGTGAAGTTTGGCTCTGTTCCGGGCAGAGCAACATGGAGTTTCAGTTAATTAAATCGGAGAACGGTGAAGCGGAAATAAAAAATGCTAACGATACCAGAATCAGATTGTTTACCGTCGCTCATAAATCCTCTCCAATACCGCTTGAAAATTGTGAAGGTGTCTGGAAAGCCTGCTCTCCCGAAAATGTAAAAAACTTTTCTGCGGTCGCTTATCATTTCGCCAAAAACCTGATAAATGAGATCAATGTTACTATAGGATTGATCCACTCCTCCTGGGGCGGTACACCGATAGAAGCATGGATATCTAAAGAAACTCTTGAATCTGATCCCGAATTTGAACAGGTGTTTCAAAGATGGGAAAAGATTGTTGAAGAGTATCCTGCTGTATTGAATGATTTTAATCTGAACAAGGAGAAACTGCTTCTCAAATGGAAAGAGGATTCTGCAAAGTCGGTATCGCTTGGATTTGCGCCCCCTAGAAAACCCGGACTTCCCACTGCTCCGGGCGGCAGGAATACACCTTACGGACTTTACAATGGAATGATCTATCCTCTGGCTCCATATGGTATCAGAGGAGTGATCTGGTACCAGGGGGAATCAAATGTCGGAAGACCCGGTGAATATAAAAAACTATTTCCAGCGATGATTAAAAACTGGAGGGATGTATGGGGTGTAGGACAATTCCCGTTCTATTTTGTACAGCTTCCTAATTTCGCGAGGGAGCCGGAACCATCCGGCAGCGGCTGGCCTGAACTGAGAGAAGCACAGCTTCATACTCTTTCGGTTCCTAATACAGGAATGGCGGTAACCATTGATGTTGGAGATCCGATGGATCTTCATCCGAAGAACAAAACTGATGTTGGATACAGACTTGCACTGATCGCGCTTGCAAATGCTTATGGCAAGAAAAATCTGGTCTTCTCCGGACCTATTTATAAATCACATCGTATTGATGAAAATAAAGTTATTCTGGACTTCTATTACGGCGAAGGATTGACGGCAATGGGTGACGGTAAGTTAAAGGGCTTCCGGATAGCTTCCGACGATTGGGAGTTTGTTGATGCCGAAGCTGTAATTGAGAACAATAAAGTAATTGTATGGTCCGATAAGATTACAAAACCTTCTGCACTCAGGTATGCATGGGGTGATAATCCCACGGGAAACCTTTATAACAAAGGCGGACTTCCGGCTTCTCCCTTCAGAACGGATAACCGGGAAAAATAA
- a CDS encoding sugar kinase: MGKKVVTFGEIMLRLSTPNFERFVQSQNFDVTYGGGEANVAASLSNFGIESYFVTKLPKHEIGQSAVNHLRRYGVKTDYISRGGERVGIYFLETGASQRASKVIYDRSNSSVSQIKSGDINWDVVMKGASWFHFTGITPALGANARESLTEACRKAKENGARISCDLNFRAKLWTEKEAQDVMIPLMEYVDVCIANEEDAEKSLGMKPHNTDIHKAELDESGYFELAKSLKSKFNFETVAFTLRESYSASRNGWSALLADSKDCIEPYRSTRYDIQIVDRVGGGDAFASGLIYGLLTKNNTKDALEFAVAASCLKQTIPGDFNHVSTDEVEKLIKSGGSGRVER, from the coding sequence ATGGGAAAAAAAGTAGTAACATTCGGGGAGATAATGCTCCGCCTCAGCACTCCGAACTTTGAAAGATTTGTACAGTCGCAGAACTTTGATGTCACATACGGAGGCGGTGAGGCAAATGTAGCTGCGTCGCTCTCTAATTTCGGAATCGAGAGTTATTTCGTAACAAAACTTCCCAAACATGAAATCGGTCAGTCCGCAGTTAATCACCTCCGGAGATACGGAGTAAAGACAGATTATATCTCGAGAGGCGGGGAACGGGTCGGAATCTATTTCCTTGAAACAGGCGCGAGCCAGAGAGCATCCAAAGTAATTTACGACCGCTCAAATTCCTCCGTAAGCCAGATTAAATCCGGTGATATCAACTGGGACGTTGTTATGAAGGGAGCTTCCTGGTTTCATTTTACCGGAATTACACCTGCACTCGGAGCTAATGCGCGCGAATCTTTAACAGAAGCATGCAGGAAAGCAAAGGAAAACGGCGCAAGGATAAGCTGCGACCTGAATTTCAGGGCAAAGCTATGGACAGAAAAAGAAGCCCAGGATGTGATGATTCCTCTTATGGAATATGTTGATGTATGCATAGCCAACGAAGAGGATGCTGAAAAAAGTCTCGGTATGAAACCTCATAACACAGATATACATAAAGCCGAACTCGATGAGTCGGGATATTTCGAGCTGGCAAAATCGCTTAAATCGAAATTTAATTTTGAAACGGTTGCATTTACGTTAAGAGAAAGTTATTCGGCATCCAGAAATGGATGGAGCGCTTTGCTTGCCGATTCAAAGGACTGCATCGAGCCGTATCGCTCAACACGATATGATATTCAGATTGTTGACAGGGTTGGGGGCGGCGATGCTTTTGCCTCCGGATTAATTTACGGACTGCTTACTAAGAACAACACAAAAGACGCACTCGAATTTGCTGTTGCAGCGTCATGCCTAAAGCAGACAATCCCCGGGGATTTTAATCATGTCTCCACCGATGAAGTTGAAAAACTTATAAAGAGCGGCGGATCCGGAAGGGTCGAACGCTGA
- a CDS encoding heparinase II/III family protein produces the protein MISIKKITFLFFIIVPLLFAQKTHPNLLLTKSDVVKIKQNLNNYDLFTKSFNDAKKALDEALSKPIDVPYPKDAGGGYTHEKHKQNYNEMHIAGFMYQVTGDEKYARFIKSMLDKYADMYPGLKSHPEAKIESGGRLFWQTLNETVWLTHTIQAYDCIYDWLSGEERARYEKNIFIPMARFFMIDCEEEFDRIHNHGTWTVTAVGMTGLVLGIDEYVQKALYGSKLDKHGGFIPQLDQLFSPDGYYTEGGYYVRYALWPFFIFAEALANNLTDLNIYDYRDQIIKKAFYSALQMTYSNGAFMPINDALKEKTWLSPEIILGLNFVYERYGQDKQLLSLARQHNRVSLTGAGLLVAKGFQETKVIPGFEWKSVQYTDGGDGLKGGVGIFRHGNKDDMQTLLFKYTSHGLSHGHYDKLHFLFYDQGEEIIQDYGAARFINIEQKFGGRYLPENKSYALQTIAHNTLVVDEKSHFNGEQEVSEKYHPENYLYDSSNPDFQYMSAVDKDAYPGVEMQRTMILVKDKNLYRPAVIDVFKVLSEKEHQYDLPFYYMGHFISSSFKYNPFTSERTLLGKKNGYQHLWKEAEGKTEDGFIVTWWNKNRFYSIINSADSTANIIFTRIGGSDPNFNLRNEPGILIRKNAKDYTFASVIESHGVFDPTLEFTKDSYSTIQKVSVVFDTEEYTVIKINGNKGINWILMIANRDADRNKEHVIESGGIKYKWQGPIFLQK, from the coding sequence ATGATCTCAATAAAAAAAATAACGTTTCTGTTTTTTATAATTGTTCCTCTTCTCTTTGCTCAAAAAACTCATCCGAATCTACTTCTTACGAAATCCGATGTTGTGAAGATAAAGCAGAATCTCAATAATTATGATCTCTTCACAAAATCATTTAACGATGCAAAAAAGGCGCTTGATGAGGCTCTCTCTAAACCGATCGATGTGCCTTATCCAAAAGATGCGGGCGGGGGCTATACTCACGAAAAGCACAAACAGAATTATAACGAAATGCATATCGCCGGCTTTATGTACCAGGTAACAGGTGATGAAAAATATGCCCGATTTATAAAAAGCATGCTCGATAAATACGCGGATATGTATCCCGGACTTAAATCTCATCCTGAAGCAAAAATCGAATCGGGAGGACGTCTCTTCTGGCAGACTCTTAACGAAACAGTCTGGCTTACACATACTATTCAGGCATATGATTGTATTTATGATTGGCTTTCGGGTGAGGAGAGGGCAAGGTATGAAAAAAATATTTTTATACCGATGGCCCGTTTTTTTATGATCGACTGCGAGGAGGAGTTCGATAGAATCCATAACCACGGAACTTGGACGGTTACTGCGGTCGGTATGACAGGTCTCGTACTTGGAATAGATGAATATGTTCAGAAAGCTCTTTACGGATCTAAGCTCGATAAACACGGCGGTTTCATTCCTCAGCTTGATCAGCTATTCTCGCCCGATGGCTATTACACCGAGGGAGGCTATTACGTACGATATGCACTCTGGCCGTTTTTTATTTTCGCTGAAGCCCTCGCCAACAATCTGACTGATTTGAATATTTACGATTACCGCGATCAGATAATTAAGAAGGCATTCTATTCGGCCCTTCAAATGACGTATTCGAACGGTGCATTCATGCCGATTAACGATGCACTCAAAGAAAAGACATGGCTCTCTCCGGAAATAATTCTCGGACTGAATTTTGTGTATGAACGGTATGGACAGGATAAACAATTATTAAGTCTTGCAAGACAACACAACAGGGTTTCATTAACCGGCGCGGGACTCCTTGTGGCGAAAGGTTTTCAGGAAACAAAAGTAATTCCGGGTTTTGAGTGGAAGAGCGTTCAATATACCGACGGCGGTGACGGATTGAAGGGAGGAGTTGGAATTTTCCGGCATGGAAACAAAGATGATATGCAGACACTACTTTTCAAATACACATCGCACGGATTGTCACACGGTCATTATGATAAACTCCATTTTCTCTTTTATGATCAGGGAGAGGAAATTATTCAGGATTACGGAGCTGCAAGGTTTATTAATATTGAACAGAAATTCGGCGGAAGATATCTGCCGGAAAATAAATCCTATGCGCTTCAGACTATCGCCCACAACACTCTTGTAGTTGATGAGAAATCCCACTTCAATGGCGAACAGGAAGTATCAGAAAAATATCACCCTGAGAATTATCTCTACGACTCTTCAAATCCCGATTTCCAGTATATGAGCGCGGTTGACAAGGATGCCTACCCCGGAGTTGAAATGCAGAGGACAATGATTCTAGTAAAGGATAAAAACCTTTACAGACCTGCTGTTATAGATGTATTTAAAGTCCTTTCAGAAAAAGAACATCAATACGATCTCCCTTTCTATTATATGGGGCATTTCATCAGTTCCAGTTTTAAATACAATCCGTTTACATCCGAACGGACTCTACTCGGGAAAAAGAACGGCTACCAGCATTTGTGGAAAGAGGCTGAAGGAAAAACAGAAGACGGGTTTATTGTTACATGGTGGAATAAAAACCGTTTCTATTCGATTATTAATTCTGCCGATTCAACAGCTAATATAATTTTTACAAGAATAGGCGGAAGCGATCCGAATTTCAACCTGAGAAATGAACCGGGTATACTGATCAGAAAAAATGCCAAGGATTATACTTTTGCTTCAGTTATTGAATCTCACGGAGTGTTTGATCCTACACTCGAGTTTACAAAAGATTCTTACAGTACAATTCAGAAAGTATCTGTTGTTTTTGATACTGAAGAATATACTGTCATAAAAATTAACGGCAACAAGGGGATTAACTGGATTCTTATGATAGCAAACAGAGATGCCGACCGGAATAAAGAACACGTTATTGAATCCGGAGGGATTAAATATAAATGGCAGGGTCCAATTTTCTTACAAAAATAA
- a CDS encoding glucose 1-dehydrogenase encodes MNDLMGRVAVVTGGARDIGREVSLLLAERGASVCINYFDNEEDAEETLKLIQSKKGKAIIVQGDMTNETDIKNLVDSCVKEFGSRIDILVNVAGGLVGRKSTLEMDAGFWNFVITLNLTSVFLVTKAVLPYMGEGGSIVNFTSQAARDGGGPGASAYATSKGGVLTYTRSLAKELGPQKIRVNAVSPGMINTTFHNTFTKPEVRKNVAASTPLRREGEAPEVAQLVAFLASDASSFITGASVDINGGTYFV; translated from the coding sequence ATGAACGATTTGATGGGCAGGGTTGCAGTTGTAACGGGAGGTGCACGCGATATAGGTCGGGAGGTCTCTCTTTTGCTCGCCGAAAGAGGTGCCTCGGTATGCATAAATTATTTTGATAACGAAGAGGATGCTGAAGAAACACTTAAACTGATACAGAGTAAAAAAGGAAAAGCAATTATTGTACAGGGTGATATGACTAATGAAACTGATATTAAAAACCTTGTAGATAGTTGCGTTAAAGAATTCGGCAGCCGGATCGATATACTTGTAAACGTAGCGGGCGGATTAGTGGGGCGCAAGTCTACATTAGAGATGGATGCCGGTTTCTGGAATTTTGTGATTACACTTAATCTAACATCCGTATTTCTTGTAACAAAAGCCGTTCTCCCTTATATGGGTGAAGGGGGCTCGATTGTAAATTTCACTTCCCAGGCAGCCCGCGATGGCGGCGGACCCGGGGCTTCAGCATATGCAACATCTAAAGGCGGCGTTCTTACATATACTAGAAGTCTAGCCAAGGAACTAGGTCCTCAGAAGATAAGGGTTAATGCTGTTTCGCCGGGAATGATAAACACTACTTTTCATAATACGTTCACAAAACCTGAAGTCAGAAAAAATGTCGCTGCCTCCACACCTCTCAGAAGAGAAGGGGAAGCCCCGGAAGTTGCTCAGCTCGTTGCTTTCCTTGCATCGGATGCTTCTTCATTTATTACAGGTGCTTCTGTGGATATAAACGGCGGTACTTATTTTGTATAA
- a CDS encoding cupin domain-containing protein, translated as MAGSNFLTKINEVNMKFESNLFIETAGMEWEQVAPGMKRKFMGYNDEIMMVQVHFDKGGIGARHKHRHSQTTYVVSGKFEVTVGNETKILSGGDGFYIPPEIEHGAICLEEGMLIDVFSPIREDFMAGISGYTK; from the coding sequence ATGGCAGGGTCCAATTTTCTTACAAAAATAAACGAGGTAAATATGAAATTCGAAAGTAATCTTTTTATAGAAACTGCCGGAATGGAATGGGAACAGGTAGCGCCCGGTATGAAAAGAAAATTTATGGGCTATAATGATGAAATAATGATGGTCCAGGTCCATTTCGATAAAGGCGGAATTGGAGCGCGGCATAAACACAGACACAGCCAGACTACTTATGTAGTTAGCGGAAAATTTGAAGTGACTGTCGGTAATGAAACTAAAATACTTTCCGGCGGAGATGGATTTTATATTCCTCCGGAAATTGAACACGGTGCGATTTGCCTCGAAGAGGGAATGCTGATAGACGTCTTCAGTCCTATTAGAGAGGATTTTATGGCTGGAATTTCCGGCTATACCAAATAA
- a CDS encoding alginate lyase family protein has translation MMKIKIDAIVPVILFVLFFSSDYSAQSSSERGFLFFTKEEIVRIKDELAAGNPEILSYSNRLKRIAEIVMKKGPWSVTFTPSPAASGNPHDYFSESPYWWPDPTDPKKPYIRRDGEKNPDRFDTHRRDLEMMSQGVLTLSAVSYFINSSKYADRALKLINVWFLDEETKMNPHLQYAQSIRNRSDGRGFGIIDSRALIYVLEGVNFLKISGKWNDELDTKLKDWYRNYLKWLTESKNGLEEKKGGNNHSTWWCFQVGSIADFLNQKELMEMVWDFLKNNLIENQIEADGSQPREEARTNSLSYSFFNLDAYSMVFRLGQLNGVNLWEYKNSKGGSVIESIEYILPFLKEPSGWKKEQISPLEITERRFLPLAGFGTGNKEYIMIHKELMKKTSTKNDINEPLMLLLDMNLLVTYPD, from the coding sequence ATGATGAAAATAAAAATTGATGCAATAGTACCGGTAATTCTTTTTGTTCTCTTTTTCTCTTCAGATTATTCTGCACAGAGCAGTTCAGAGAGAGGATTCCTCTTCTTTACTAAAGAAGAAATAGTTAGAATAAAAGATGAGCTTGCCGCTGGTAATCCGGAAATTCTATCCTACTCAAACCGTTTAAAGAGAATCGCAGAGATCGTGATGAAAAAAGGACCCTGGAGCGTAACGTTCACGCCTTCGCCGGCTGCAAGCGGTAATCCTCACGATTATTTCTCCGAAAGCCCTTACTGGTGGCCCGACCCGACTGATCCTAAGAAGCCGTATATCAGAAGAGACGGCGAGAAAAATCCTGACCGGTTCGATACTCACAGACGCGACCTCGAAATGATGAGTCAGGGTGTTCTTACGCTTAGTGCCGTATCGTATTTCATCAACTCATCAAAATATGCGGACCGTGCTCTAAAATTAATTAATGTCTGGTTTCTCGATGAAGAGACTAAAATGAATCCGCATCTTCAATATGCCCAGTCAATAAGAAACCGGAGCGATGGAAGAGGATTCGGCATTATCGATTCCCGTGCTCTTATTTATGTTCTTGAAGGCGTAAATTTTCTTAAAATATCTGGAAAATGGAATGATGAACTTGATACAAAACTTAAAGACTGGTACAGAAATTATTTGAAATGGCTGACGGAGAGTAAGAACGGACTGGAAGAAAAGAAGGGAGGCAACAATCACTCTACATGGTGGTGCTTTCAGGTCGGTTCGATAGCCGATTTTCTGAATCAAAAAGAATTGATGGAAATGGTCTGGGATTTTCTGAAAAACAATCTTATTGAAAACCAGATTGAAGCCGATGGATCACAGCCCAGAGAGGAAGCACGAACAAATTCGCTCAGCTATTCTTTTTTTAATCTCGATGCTTATTCAATGGTATTCCGGCTCGGCCAGCTGAACGGCGTCAATCTGTGGGAGTATAAAAATTCTAAAGGCGGCAGCGTAATTGAATCGATAGAATATATTCTTCCTTTCCTTAAAGAACCTTCCGGCTGGAAAAAAGAGCAGATTTCGCCGCTGGAAATAACCGAAAGAAGATTTCTGCCATTAGCCGGATTCGGTACGGGAAATAAAGAGTATATAATGATTCATAAAGAATTAATGAAGAAAACGAGTACGAAAAATGATATTAACGAACCGTTAATGCTTCTTCTTGATATGAATCTGCTCGTAACTTATCCGGATTAA
- a CDS encoding heparinase II/III family protein, with product MKEFLFALFFIISSYSFSQVDKINPDIIPSDGDLLYSLKSSIPGLEQVYRERDKGNLENGIRLLADYFKEKFSERYYFSWKNFRERFSEYSKKYPNERSSHIRRADEHSTLFPASAKWELPSTNLKGENVSAYELRHLARQHKSINAAFAYFYENEKSGRVRYFIDQVKSLNDAFTKKRYDDKGNAVYEVFHAGYRVQNWLFVHALYLASEEYSHNDQAELIRTFLHTGAQIAKRGKKFSYGNHHTKGLTALFLISVLFPEFRVSDQWRKMAVDGLTLHLQREVNDDGFQFERSVHYHMGDIDNYFYVYQLAMINKVELPQEFRSRFRSMFDALVRMAQPGRILPVLQDDTDAPWGEYNEIRNAMTIGALLFTDPVYRYFASESTGAELSWFFSKTQSEFLKSKGRKPECGSEALEKTGYYVMRDGWEEDDRHMIISAGLSKQKPDHQHGDMLGLVAYAYGNQILPNYQVRYNLNDYEFFKNSFVKNVAIVDSIPHARGWKMNDGQSGFGKWNFIPAPKTLAWYSDENIDYYCGSHNGYDSLGVEYLREIFFIKDGFWIVRDQFIGSDSHDYYQIWQGHYDSEKGNKHIRSTFQNGSGLDIVQLNEEPDRLIKSSIRGKGSVQLTARNKNNYLFETLLYPFKNFETRIIDADDKKIPLSGWNLFKTDNREKIIDTDFTIVSGAEHYIKSEGKYLLTGVTELKIKEDTFKFDKRVNIFLTTTENNILIRLLNGYDINVHLNNHDSIMINEQNIPGVKNILLKPLDVLKIPRK from the coding sequence ATGAAAGAATTTCTCTTCGCTCTATTTTTCATAATTAGCTCTTATTCCTTCTCACAGGTAGATAAAATTAATCCGGATATAATTCCTTCCGACGGAGATCTTCTCTATTCGCTTAAGTCCAGTATCCCTGGATTGGAACAGGTTTACCGGGAGCGAGATAAAGGAAATCTTGAAAATGGGATTCGTTTGCTGGCGGATTATTTCAAGGAGAAATTTTCGGAGAGATATTATTTCAGCTGGAAGAATTTCAGGGAACGGTTTTCAGAATACTCAAAGAAATATCCGAATGAAAGATCGTCTCATATACGAAGAGCTGATGAACACAGCACACTCTTCCCCGCCTCAGCAAAATGGGAATTACCTTCCACAAATCTGAAAGGGGAAAATGTAAGCGCGTATGAATTGCGGCATCTCGCCCGGCAGCATAAATCAATCAATGCCGCGTTTGCCTACTTTTACGAAAATGAAAAATCAGGAAGAGTCCGCTACTTTATAGACCAGGTCAAATCGTTGAACGATGCTTTTACGAAAAAAAGATACGACGATAAAGGGAATGCGGTTTACGAGGTATTCCATGCCGGATACAGAGTTCAGAACTGGCTCTTTGTCCACGCTCTCTATCTTGCAAGTGAAGAGTATTCGCATAATGACCAGGCGGAATTGATCCGTACCTTTCTTCATACAGGAGCACAAATTGCGAAACGGGGAAAGAAATTCTCTTACGGAAATCATCATACAAAAGGATTGACCGCCCTCTTTTTAATCTCCGTTTTATTTCCGGAATTCCGAGTTTCGGATCAATGGCGGAAAATGGCTGTTGACGGGCTTACTCTCCATCTTCAGAGAGAAGTAAACGACGACGGATTCCAGTTCGAACGATCGGTCCATTATCATATGGGTGATATCGATAATTATTTCTACGTCTATCAGCTTGCTATGATCAATAAAGTTGAGCTGCCGCAGGAATTCAGATCCCGTTTTCGTTCGATGTTCGATGCGCTGGTCAGAATGGCTCAGCCCGGCAGAATACTTCCTGTACTTCAGGATGATACGGATGCGCCGTGGGGTGAGTATAACGAGATCAGGAATGCGATGACGATCGGCGCGCTCCTTTTTACCGATCCCGTCTACCGCTATTTCGCTTCGGAAAGTACAGGTGCTGAACTCTCCTGGTTCTTTTCTAAAACTCAATCGGAATTCCTTAAATCAAAAGGACGGAAACCCGAATGCGGATCCGAGGCGCTTGAAAAAACCGGGTATTATGTTATGCGCGACGGGTGGGAAGAGGATGACCGTCATATGATAATTAGTGCCGGATTATCCAAGCAGAAGCCTGATCATCAGCATGGTGATATGCTTGGATTGGTCGCCTACGCTTACGGCAATCAGATTCTTCCGAATTATCAGGTGCGGTATAATCTGAATGATTATGAGTTCTTCAAAAATTCATTCGTTAAAAACGTCGCGATAGTCGATTCGATTCCGCATGCGAGAGGATGGAAAATGAATGACGGACAGTCGGGATTCGGCAAATGGAATTTTATTCCCGCGCCTAAAACACTTGCGTGGTACAGCGACGAAAACATCGACTATTATTGCGGATCTCATAATGGTTATGATTCTCTCGGTGTTGAATATTTGAGAGAAATCTTTTTTATAAAGGATGGGTTCTGGATTGTGCGTGATCAGTTCATCGGAAGCGATTCTCATGATTACTATCAGATCTGGCAGGGTCATTATGATTCCGAAAAAGGGAATAAGCATATAAGATCAACTTTTCAGAACGGATCAGGCCTTGATATCGTTCAGCTGAATGAAGAGCCGGATCGTTTAATTAAAAGCAGTATCCGTGGGAAGGGCTCTGTTCAGCTTACTGCACGAAATAAAAATAATTATCTTTTTGAAACGCTCTTATATCCTTTCAAAAATTTCGAAACAAGGATTATCGATGCAGATGATAAAAAGATTCCTCTTTCCGGCTGGAACCTGTTTAAAACTGATAACCGTGAAAAAATAATTGATACTGATTTTACAATAGTATCCGGAGCCGAACATTACATTAAATCAGAGGGGAAATATCTACTTACAGGAGTTACTGAACTGAAAATAAAAGAGGATACATTCAAATTTGATAAGCGGGTAAACATATTCCTTACAACGACGGAAAATAATATTTTAATAAGACTTCTAAATGGATACGATATTAATGTTCATCTTAATAACCATGACAGCATTATGATTAACGAGCAGAATATTCCCGGTGTGAAAAATATTCTCTTAAAACCGCTCGATGTTTTGAAAATACCACGTAAGTAA
- a CDS encoding MFS transporter: MKIKGLRWWIIGLIALATIINYIDRSSLSLMWPSISEDLGMDKGDYAIILNLFMIAYAIGQLLSGKIFDKVGTRIGYVMTITLWGISSFLHSFARSILSFGFLRITLGLGEAGNWPGAVKSNAEWFPIKERAVAQGIFNSGASIGSVIAPPLIATLWAAFGWQTTFMIVGSFGILWIIPWLIINKKLPSHHPWITEKEKEFILEGQHVLDKNDPGRKGLTLKEILSFRESWAVLVSRFFLEPIWWLFVGWMPLYLADVYGFNVKEIGFFAWVPYVGAAVGSLSGGYYAGKLISKGLTVNRARKTAIVIGAVVMFTGLLATILLADTALKFVIIVAFVLFGFQFAIGNIQTIPSDLFSGKSVGSLAGLGGMVGVFSVIIMNFLVPVISEISYIPIFIMIAVFVPLGVLAVYTLAKNIAPVEKH, from the coding sequence ATGAAAATTAAAGGTCTCCGCTGGTGGATTATCGGATTAATCGCGCTTGCTACTATAATCAATTATATAGATCGAAGTTCTCTCAGTCTGATGTGGCCGAGTATTTCCGAAGACCTGGGAATGGATAAAGGTGATTATGCGATTATACTCAATCTCTTTATGATTGCCTATGCTATCGGTCAGCTCCTGTCCGGAAAGATTTTCGATAAAGTAGGAACCCGGATCGGTTATGTTATGACCATAACACTCTGGGGTATTTCCTCATTTCTTCATTCATTTGCAAGAAGCATTTTATCGTTCGGATTTTTGAGAATAACGCTTGGACTCGGTGAGGCCGGTAACTGGCCCGGCGCCGTTAAGAGCAACGCGGAATGGTTCCCGATTAAGGAACGGGCTGTTGCGCAGGGGATCTTCAATTCAGGAGCTTCGATAGGATCCGTAATTGCGCCTCCTCTCATCGCAACTTTATGGGCTGCATTCGGCTGGCAGACAACATTTATGATTGTCGGATCATTCGGAATACTATGGATTATTCCCTGGCTGATAATAAATAAAAAACTTCCATCGCACCATCCCTGGATTACCGAAAAGGAGAAAGAGTTTATCCTCGAAGGTCAACACGTACTCGATAAGAATGATCCGGGCAGAAAAGGACTTACTCTAAAAGAGATCCTATCGTTCAGGGAATCGTGGGCTGTTCTAGTTTCCAGATTTTTTCTGGAACCGATCTGGTGGCTCTTCGTTGGTTGGATGCCCCTTTATCTTGCTGATGTATACGGATTCAATGTAAAGGAGATCGGATTTTTTGCATGGGTCCCATACGTCGGAGCGGCTGTTGGAAGTTTATCCGGAGGTTATTATGCCGGTAAGTTGATTTCAAAAGGATTAACTGTTAACAGAGCTAGAAAAACTGCTATAGTTATCGGTGCTGTAGTGATGTTCACTGGTTTGCTTGCAACCATTCTGTTAGCGGATACAGCTCTGAAGTTTGTAATAATCGTAGCGTTTGTTCTCTTCGGATTTCAGTTTGCTATCGGTAATATTCAGACTATACCGAGCGACCTTTTCAGCGGTAAGTCTGTCGGCTCGCTTGCCGGGCTCGGCGGAATGGTGGGCGTCTTCTCTGTTATAATAATGAATTTTCTTGTACCGGTAATATCGGAGATCTCATATATCCCGATTTTTATTATGATTGCCGTATTCGTTCCGCTTGGTGTCCTTGCGGTTTATACTCTGGCAAAAAACATTGCACCAGTTGAGAAACATTAA